One window from the genome of Solea solea chromosome 13, fSolSol10.1, whole genome shotgun sequence encodes:
- the LOC131470754 gene encoding lymphocyte activation gene 3 protein-like — MMSLVCFTFVFMTFLMTGAHCDETEVFAEAGAPAELLCKSTDNTPSTIIWTKVNKGTVWRKLKSGLQYWGSSWTQKGIQRVQCPHPQFERGDYSLLINNVRQDDGGLYSCSVEAGGRVTKNLVMLRIITVSISPSEPILGRDVSVTCDVTPWPYGASVRWMLNDSPVSSETAVASDGVSSNSIVRKKLATRLSGNWTCVVSYKGKEGRASANLTVRGIIQPPTDNTKVYAAVGSSVTLPCIFSPGLIPSSPAWEKLQPGSLFKPSPSLPLPSFSPSSPSSQNPWDKSTTLNEVGLKDVGKYRCSGTIQGQKLTRDMQLVIAKIESSVPSKRKGYVTVTCQLSDDKDVTNYEWVHVSYDVNGTQSFESIQTGKTLSISPVSEENRGAWVCRFSGKEGILGNITYHVQTMSGLSGQESTGFSHNTTALVGLSLLLLFLLLVVAQMYKNHQRRKRVFAYPALETIVHTIANEREERERNQVKQ, encoded by the exons ATGATGTCGTTGGTGTGTTTCACCTTTGTTTTCATGACTTTTCTAATGACAG GAGCTCATTGTGATGAAACAGAGGTGTTTGCTGAAGCAGGCGCTCCAGCTGAACTCCTGTGTAAATCTACAGACAATACTCCTTCTACCATCATTTGGACTAAAGTTAACAAAGG CACAGTTTGGAGAAAGCTAAAGAGTGGCCTGCAGTACTGGGGTTCTAGTTGGACACAGAAAGGGATCCAACGTGTCCAATGCCCTCACCCCCAGTTTGAAAGAGGCGACTACAGCCTGCTGATTAACAATGTGCGGCAGGATGATGGAGGACTTTACTCCTGCAGCGTGGAGGCTGGAGGACGGGTCACTAAAAACCTGGTCATGCTCAGAATCATCACAG TGTCCATCTCTCCATCCGAGCCCATACTGGGCAGGGACGTTTCAGTCACCTGTGATGTGACTCCATGGCCTTATGGAGCCTCTGTGCGGTGGATGTTGAACGACAGTCCAGTTTCGTCGGAGACCGCGGTCGCCTCAGACGGGGTCAGCTCTAACAGCATTGTGAGGAAAAAGTTGGCCACGAGGCTGTCAGGAAACTGGACGTGTGTGGTGAGCTACAAGGGCAAAGAGGGGCGAGCTTCAGCAAACCTGACAGTGAGAG GAATCATCCAACCACCCACTGACAACACTAAGGTGTATGCTGCTGTGGGCTCTTCAGTCACACTCCCATGCATCTTCTCCCCGGGCCTGATTCCCTCCTCACCAGCGTGGGAGAAACTGCAGCCTGGGTCTCTTTTTAAACCGTCTCCCAGTCTCCCGCTGCCCTCCTTTTCTCCATCCTCACCCTCCTCTCAGAATCCTTGGGATAAGTCTACCACTTTGAATGAGGTTGGTTTAAAGGATGTGGGCAAGTACAGATGCTCTGGGACCATACAAGGACAAAAGCTGACTCGGGACATGCAACTGGTCATCGCTAAAA TTGAAAGCAGTGTTCCATCAAAGAGAAAAGGTTACGTGACCGTGACCTGCCAGCTGTCCGACGACAAGGACGTCACCAACTATGAATGGGTTCATGTGAGCTATGATGTCAACGGCACACAGTCTTTTGAGTCCATTCAGACGGGGAAGACGCTGAGTATCAGCCCGGTGTCAGAGGAGAACAGGGGCGCATGGGTATGTCGCTTCTCAGGCAAAGAAGGCATTCTGGGAAACATAACCTACCATGTTCAAACGATGA GTGGTTTGAGTGGACAGGAATCCACAGGTTTTTCACACAACACCACTGCTCTGGTCGGACTCAGTTTGCTCCTACTTTTTCTGCTGCTGGTTGTGGCTCAAATGTACAAGAACCACCAAAGG AGGAAAAGAGTGTTTGCATACCCAGCCCTGGAAACAATTGTTCACACCATCGCCAATGAGcgtgaggagagagaaagaaaccaagtgaaacagtaa
- the mrpl51 gene encoding large ribosomal subunit protein mL51 codes for MSVVGGLLRAGASFCRSAASLLQSARTVSTGSCCRIRMHAIPQPKVVDRWTEKRSMYGVYDNIGILGDFKAHPKDIIKAPCWLKGFRGNELQRLIRKRKLVGERMMTLDRHNMEKRINFLYRRLNRTGKHR; via the exons ATGTCCGTTGTGGGAGGTTTGCTGAGAGCTGGAGCGTCCTTCTGTCGGAGTGCTGCGAGCCTGCTGCAGTCAGCGAGGACTGTGTCCACTG GTTCATGCTGCCGCATCCGGATGCATGCCATCCCTCAGCCTAAGGTTGTGGACAGGTGGACTGAGAAGAGGAGCATGTATGGAGTTTATGATAACATAGGCATATTAG GAGATTTTAAAGCTCACCCCAAAGACATTATCAAGGCCCCCTGCTGGTTGAAGGGTTTCAGAGGTAATGAACTGCAGCGACTAATTCGGAAGAGGAAGTTGGTGGGAGAAAGAATGATGACTCTGGACAGACACAACATGGAGAAGAGGATCAATTTCCTCTACAGACGCTTAAATCGCACTGGCAAACATCGCTAA
- the LOC131471887 gene encoding synaptobrevin-like: MSAPDAAPAGAPGAPGAPGADGGPAGPPPGPPNTSSNRRLQQTQAQVEEVVDIMRVNVDKVLERDQKLSELDDRADALQAGASQFESCAAKLKNKYWWKNCKMMIMMGIIGVIVVGIIFLYFFY, from the exons AT GTCTGCCCCAGATGCTGCCCCAGCTGGAGCCCCTGGTGCTCCTGGAGCCCCTGGTGCAGATGGAGGCCCAGCTGGCCCACCTCCAGGCCCACCCAACACCTCCAGCAACCGCAGGCTACAGCAGACTCAGGCCCAAGTCGAGGAG GTGGTGGACATCATGCGGGTGAACGTGGACAAGGTTTTGGAAAGGGACCAGAAGCTCTCAGAGCTGGATGACAGAGCGGATGCTCTCCAAGCCGGAGCCTCTCAGTTCGAGAGCTGTGCAGCAAAGCTAAAGAACAAGTACTGGTGGAAGAACTGCAAG atgatgatcatgatgggCATCATTGGAGTCATTGTGGTTGGAATAATATTCT TATACTTCTTCTACTGA
- the tapbpl gene encoding tapasin-related protein isoform X2 — protein MMIEVILFGFFQTCVCAAGVADVVLSCNLVEEGAGMGRMGPAFARSPATLVFRDVAVTLDESLETLTPFVPPSVPDPDHILFEAKVSSVEIPHIEVLLHADCNDQEVMCEISHYTPHGSEGSSSPAYFMVSLDVEEVQFSTSLILQTLVIEKNHTTLVQPKLGLPLSQAGTLLTEVIFMVFSHITSVPAPLRGDVLLHCGFKQHEILLMQEVSIEWRLQHRGKGRRMLEMRTRLDNADGNTVVYSDKRDLRMDATQVVSEGNVSVTLNKLKVSDEGTYICTVSLGRFHAQQVIKLHVHQPPSVSLSEEKLVLKTESPQTLSCHCSKYYPLDAQMEWFYLSPTATEHVVFPNQGSLSSHRQHADGTFSLSSHLAVPPTVSPGTKIICMVSHPALDTPLSVSVLVQSPQPDSYRWILGFLIITVIFFYQVMK, from the exons ATGATGATTGAAGTCATTTTGTTTGGATTCTTCCAGACGTGCGTTTGTG CTGCTGGAGTCGCAGATGTGGTACTGTCGTGCAACCTGGTGGAGGAGGGAGCTGGAATGGGAAGAATGGGACCAGCCTTCGCACGATCTCCAGCTACTCTTGTCTTTCGCGATGTGGCAGTGACCCTCGACGAATCGCTGGAAACACTCACTCCGTTTGTCCCACCCTCAGTCCCTGATCCAGACCACATCCTGTTCGAGGCCAAAG TGTCATCAGTTGAGATCCCCCATATAGAGGTGTTGCTCCATGCTGACTGCAATGATCAGGAAGTGATGTGTGAAATAAGCCATTACACTCCGCATGGATCAGAGGGAAGTTCCTCTCCAGCCTACTTCATGGTGTCACTTGATGTTGAAGAAGTTCAGTTCAGCACTTCACTGATTCTGCAGACCTTGGTGATAGAGAAGAACCACACAACGCTGGTGCAACCCAAGCTGGGTCTGCCGCTCAGCCAGGCAGGCACACTGCTGACTGAGG TGATATTCATGGTGTTTTCCCACATTACGTCTGTACCTGCGCCGCTGAGAGGCGACGTCCTCCTCCACTGTGGTTTCAAGCAGCATGAAATACTGTTAATGCAGGAAGTGAGCATTGAATGGCGACTGCAGCACAGAGGGAAGGGGCGCAGGATGCTTGAAATGAGGACAAGGTTGGATAATGCAGATGGAAACACAGTGG tgtattcagacaagaGAGACTTGAGAATGGATGCCACCCAGGTTGTTAGTGAGGGTaatgtctctgtgactctgaacAAGCTGAAGGTTTCTGATGAGGGGACGTACATCTGCACCGTCAGTTTAGGCCGTTTCCACGCACAGCAAGTCATTAAACTCCATGTTCATC AACCACCCAGTGTCTCACTCTCAGAGGAGAAGCTGGTTTTGAAGACAGAGTCCCCGCAGACACTGAGCTGTCACTGCAGTAAATACTATCCCCTGGATGCTCAG ATGGAATGGTTTTATCTCTCTCCGACCGCTACAGAGCACGTCGTCTTTCCGAATCAGGGCTCTCTTTCCAGCCATCGACAGCATGCTGATGGGACATTCTCCCTGTCGTCCCACCTTGCTGTGCCCCCCACTGTCTCCCCAGGCACCAAAATCATTTGCATGGTGTCTCACCCAGCCCTGGACACTCCGCTCTCTGTGAGCGTGTTGGTACAAAGTCCACAACCAG attCCTATCGGTGGATTCTGGGtttcctcatcatcactgtcattttCTTCTACCAGGTTATGAAATAA
- the tapbpl gene encoding tapasin-related protein isoform X1 → MMIEVILFGFFQTCVCAAGVADVVLSCNLVEEGAGMGRMGPAFARSPATLVFRDVAVTLDESLETLTPFVPPSVPDPDHILFEAKAVSSVEIPHIEVLLHADCNDQEVMCEISHYTPHGSEGSSSPAYFMVSLDVEEVQFSTSLILQTLVIEKNHTTLVQPKLGLPLSQAGTLLTEVIFMVFSHITSVPAPLRGDVLLHCGFKQHEILLMQEVSIEWRLQHRGKGRRMLEMRTRLDNADGNTVVYSDKRDLRMDATQVVSEGNVSVTLNKLKVSDEGTYICTVSLGRFHAQQVIKLHVHQPPSVSLSEEKLVLKTESPQTLSCHCSKYYPLDAQMEWFYLSPTATEHVVFPNQGSLSSHRQHADGTFSLSSHLAVPPTVSPGTKIICMVSHPALDTPLSVSVLVQSPQPDSYRWILGFLIITVIFFYQVMK, encoded by the exons ATGATGATTGAAGTCATTTTGTTTGGATTCTTCCAGACGTGCGTTTGTG CTGCTGGAGTCGCAGATGTGGTACTGTCGTGCAACCTGGTGGAGGAGGGAGCTGGAATGGGAAGAATGGGACCAGCCTTCGCACGATCTCCAGCTACTCTTGTCTTTCGCGATGTGGCAGTGACCCTCGACGAATCGCTGGAAACACTCACTCCGTTTGTCCCACCCTCAGTCCCTGATCCAGACCACATCCTGTTCGAGGCCAAAG CAGTGTCATCAGTTGAGATCCCCCATATAGAGGTGTTGCTCCATGCTGACTGCAATGATCAGGAAGTGATGTGTGAAATAAGCCATTACACTCCGCATGGATCAGAGGGAAGTTCCTCTCCAGCCTACTTCATGGTGTCACTTGATGTTGAAGAAGTTCAGTTCAGCACTTCACTGATTCTGCAGACCTTGGTGATAGAGAAGAACCACACAACGCTGGTGCAACCCAAGCTGGGTCTGCCGCTCAGCCAGGCAGGCACACTGCTGACTGAGG TGATATTCATGGTGTTTTCCCACATTACGTCTGTACCTGCGCCGCTGAGAGGCGACGTCCTCCTCCACTGTGGTTTCAAGCAGCATGAAATACTGTTAATGCAGGAAGTGAGCATTGAATGGCGACTGCAGCACAGAGGGAAGGGGCGCAGGATGCTTGAAATGAGGACAAGGTTGGATAATGCAGATGGAAACACAGTGG tgtattcagacaagaGAGACTTGAGAATGGATGCCACCCAGGTTGTTAGTGAGGGTaatgtctctgtgactctgaacAAGCTGAAGGTTTCTGATGAGGGGACGTACATCTGCACCGTCAGTTTAGGCCGTTTCCACGCACAGCAAGTCATTAAACTCCATGTTCATC AACCACCCAGTGTCTCACTCTCAGAGGAGAAGCTGGTTTTGAAGACAGAGTCCCCGCAGACACTGAGCTGTCACTGCAGTAAATACTATCCCCTGGATGCTCAG ATGGAATGGTTTTATCTCTCTCCGACCGCTACAGAGCACGTCGTCTTTCCGAATCAGGGCTCTCTTTCCAGCCATCGACAGCATGCTGATGGGACATTCTCCCTGTCGTCCCACCTTGCTGTGCCCCCCACTGTCTCCCCAGGCACCAAAATCATTTGCATGGTGTCTCACCCAGCCCTGGACACTCCGCTCTCTGTGAGCGTGTTGGTACAAAGTCCACAACCAG attCCTATCGGTGGATTCTGGGtttcctcatcatcactgtcattttCTTCTACCAGGTTATGAAATAA